A portion of the Bactrocera neohumeralis isolate Rockhampton chromosome 2, APGP_CSIRO_Bneo_wtdbg2-racon-allhic-juicebox.fasta_v2, whole genome shotgun sequence genome contains these proteins:
- the LOC126751803 gene encoding coiled-coil domain-containing protein 149 isoform X1 has product MLMGEEIHSHNHLDPVDFNMITEHMGDFNVNEEIDLFHIELTSALHRKLMSKVEALRIIRKELEQFRTERDQFKLMAETLQLRYSALTRNNGYNGCVGIDGNKSSVASILHETRERNIKLTTEVESLKQKLNELRGDIELLRSSSKEGNCEKTQMDMADDTNNSDALQWKKERSSFIYHLENLKKKNLQLAFDLKTLIDEKEDIVSERDAYKCKAHRLNHALLNALNANKAHPQFLDIDGILLENKYLHERLKNFESELDITKQSLTKYKTMLETKRKKGIVKLGSSANDESILSHKQVKTMLENGVDLPTKTETIQDLKSLCLALLDNLNDKHIALNHQKKTNKILAAKIAELDQRIQCLSGIETTTGTTSSYISEYSPTQLLLQHYSASSVDSSDILETDTVTPTTANPKYSVILKLNDTETLTTENEDSKTSRLGISEDCVDSLSTESGRSILSSEYGGFAEALGIRSLNEFSRAAIDAYKTPSTTTESGDNSSTKYNSNSQSHHIDRDIARERYNDLKDLPPELAAMVQQALHELDMRDFDEMVNVNVSDYDRAVNAKVFPNIATSYAVDKREEKSQTEV; this is encoded by the exons ATGTTGATGGGAGAGGAAATACATTCACATAATCATTTGGATCCGGTTGATTTTAATATGATTACCGAGCATATGGGAGACTTCAACGTAAATGAAGAAATTGATTTGTTTCACATCGAATTG ACATCTGCATTACATAGAAAGCTGATGAGCAAGGTGGAAGCTCTACGTATTATACGCAAAGAATTGGAGCAATTTCGGACAGAACGTGACCAATTCAAATTGATGGCAGAAACGTTGCAACTAAGGTATTCTGCCTTAACGCGCAACAATGGGTACAATGGGTGCGTCGGTATAGACGGTAATAAATCTAGTGTTGCGTCAATATTACATGAAACCCGCGAACGAAATATAAAACTAACCACCGAAGTAGAATCTCTGaaacaaaaactaaacgaaCTGCGTGGTGATATTGAACTTCTTAGATCATCCAGCAAAGAaggaaattgtgaaaaaacacaaatggaCATGGCTGACGATACTAATAATAGCGATGCTCTTCAATGGAAGAAAGAACGATCAAGTTTTATCTACCATTTggagaacttaaaaaaaaag AATTTGCAACTAGCctttgatttaaaaactttgattgATGAGAAAGAAGATATCGTATCTGAACGAGATGCTTACAAATGTAAGGCTCATCGGTTAAACCATGCGTTGTTAAATGCACTGAACGCGAACAAAGCGCATCCACAG TTCCTTGATATTGATGGCATATTACTGGAAAATAAGTACCTGCATGAACgtttaaaaaactttgaaagcGAACTTGATATAACTAAACAATCGTTAACCAAATACAAG ACTATGTTGGAAACGAAGCGTAAGAAGGGTATAGTTAAACTAGGTTCTAGTGCAAATGATGAAAGTATTTTATCTCATAAACAAG TTAAAACAATGCTTGAGAATGGTGTGGACTTGCCCACAAAAACCGAAACAATTCAAGACTTAAAATCTCTTTGTTTGGCTCTACTGGATAATTTAAACGATAAACATATTGCCTTAAACCATCAGAAAAAAACCAACAA AATTCTTGCGGCAAAAATTGCTGAATTGGACCAACGCATTCAGTGCTTATCGGGCATTGAAACTACAACTGGAACAACATCATCTTACATTAGTGAATACTCACCTACTCAGTTATTGCTGCAACACTACAGCGCTTCATCTGTGGACTCGAGTGACATATTAGAAACAGACACAGTAACACCAACTACAGCTAATCCGAAATATTCAGTAATCCTTAAATTAAACGATACTGAAACTTTGACAACTGAAAATGAAGATTCAAAAACGTCTCGTTTGGGTATATCAGAAGACTGCGTAGACTCTCTATCAACAGAATCTGGCCGGAGTATATTATCTTCAGAGTACGGCGGTTTCGCAGAAGCTTTAGGTATACGTAGTCTCAACGAATTCTCCAGAGCTGCCATAGATGCGTACAAGACACCATCTACCACCACAGAATCGGGAGATAACTCAAGCACaaaatacaattcaaattcTCAGTCACATCACATAGACAGAGATATCGCTAGAGAAAGGTATAACGATTTAAAAGACTTACCACCAGAGCTGGCTGCAATGGTACAGCAAGCACTCCATGAATTAGATATGCGTGATTTTGATGAAATGGTGAACGTAAATGTAAGTGACTATGACAGAGCAGTTAATGCAAAAGTATTCCCAAATATTGCCACTTCATATGCAGTTGacaaaagagaagaaaaatcACAAACAGAAgtttaa
- the LOC126751803 gene encoding coiled-coil domain-containing protein 149 isoform X2 — MLMGEEIHSHNHLDPVDFNMITEHMGDFNTSALHRKLMSKVEALRIIRKELEQFRTERDQFKLMAETLQLRYSALTRNNGYNGCVGIDGNKSSVASILHETRERNIKLTTEVESLKQKLNELRGDIELLRSSSKEGNCEKTQMDMADDTNNSDALQWKKERSSFIYHLENLKKKNLQLAFDLKTLIDEKEDIVSERDAYKCKAHRLNHALLNALNANKAHPQFLDIDGILLENKYLHERLKNFESELDITKQSLTKYKTMLETKRKKGIVKLGSSANDESILSHKQVKTMLENGVDLPTKTETIQDLKSLCLALLDNLNDKHIALNHQKKTNKILAAKIAELDQRIQCLSGIETTTGTTSSYISEYSPTQLLLQHYSASSVDSSDILETDTVTPTTANPKYSVILKLNDTETLTTENEDSKTSRLGISEDCVDSLSTESGRSILSSEYGGFAEALGIRSLNEFSRAAIDAYKTPSTTTESGDNSSTKYNSNSQSHHIDRDIARERYNDLKDLPPELAAMVQQALHELDMRDFDEMVNVNVSDYDRAVNAKVFPNIATSYAVDKREEKSQTEV; from the exons ATGTTGATGGGAGAGGAAATACATTCACATAATCATTTGGATCCGGTTGATTTTAATATGATTACCGAGCATATGGGAGACTTCAAC ACATCTGCATTACATAGAAAGCTGATGAGCAAGGTGGAAGCTCTACGTATTATACGCAAAGAATTGGAGCAATTTCGGACAGAACGTGACCAATTCAAATTGATGGCAGAAACGTTGCAACTAAGGTATTCTGCCTTAACGCGCAACAATGGGTACAATGGGTGCGTCGGTATAGACGGTAATAAATCTAGTGTTGCGTCAATATTACATGAAACCCGCGAACGAAATATAAAACTAACCACCGAAGTAGAATCTCTGaaacaaaaactaaacgaaCTGCGTGGTGATATTGAACTTCTTAGATCATCCAGCAAAGAaggaaattgtgaaaaaacacaaatggaCATGGCTGACGATACTAATAATAGCGATGCTCTTCAATGGAAGAAAGAACGATCAAGTTTTATCTACCATTTggagaacttaaaaaaaaag AATTTGCAACTAGCctttgatttaaaaactttgattgATGAGAAAGAAGATATCGTATCTGAACGAGATGCTTACAAATGTAAGGCTCATCGGTTAAACCATGCGTTGTTAAATGCACTGAACGCGAACAAAGCGCATCCACAG TTCCTTGATATTGATGGCATATTACTGGAAAATAAGTACCTGCATGAACgtttaaaaaactttgaaagcGAACTTGATATAACTAAACAATCGTTAACCAAATACAAG ACTATGTTGGAAACGAAGCGTAAGAAGGGTATAGTTAAACTAGGTTCTAGTGCAAATGATGAAAGTATTTTATCTCATAAACAAG TTAAAACAATGCTTGAGAATGGTGTGGACTTGCCCACAAAAACCGAAACAATTCAAGACTTAAAATCTCTTTGTTTGGCTCTACTGGATAATTTAAACGATAAACATATTGCCTTAAACCATCAGAAAAAAACCAACAA AATTCTTGCGGCAAAAATTGCTGAATTGGACCAACGCATTCAGTGCTTATCGGGCATTGAAACTACAACTGGAACAACATCATCTTACATTAGTGAATACTCACCTACTCAGTTATTGCTGCAACACTACAGCGCTTCATCTGTGGACTCGAGTGACATATTAGAAACAGACACAGTAACACCAACTACAGCTAATCCGAAATATTCAGTAATCCTTAAATTAAACGATACTGAAACTTTGACAACTGAAAATGAAGATTCAAAAACGTCTCGTTTGGGTATATCAGAAGACTGCGTAGACTCTCTATCAACAGAATCTGGCCGGAGTATATTATCTTCAGAGTACGGCGGTTTCGCAGAAGCTTTAGGTATACGTAGTCTCAACGAATTCTCCAGAGCTGCCATAGATGCGTACAAGACACCATCTACCACCACAGAATCGGGAGATAACTCAAGCACaaaatacaattcaaattcTCAGTCACATCACATAGACAGAGATATCGCTAGAGAAAGGTATAACGATTTAAAAGACTTACCACCAGAGCTGGCTGCAATGGTACAGCAAGCACTCCATGAATTAGATATGCGTGATTTTGATGAAATGGTGAACGTAAATGTAAGTGACTATGACAGAGCAGTTAATGCAAAAGTATTCCCAAATATTGCCACTTCATATGCAGTTGacaaaagagaagaaaaatcACAAACAGAAgtttaa
- the LOC126751803 gene encoding uncharacterized protein LOC126751803 isoform X3: MSKVEALRIIRKELEQFRTERDQFKLMAETLQLRYSALTRNNGYNGCVGIDGNKSSVASILHETRERNIKLTTEVESLKQKLNELRGDIELLRSSSKEGNCEKTQMDMADDTNNSDALQWKKERSSFIYHLENLKKKNLQLAFDLKTLIDEKEDIVSERDAYKCKAHRLNHALLNALNANKAHPQFLDIDGILLENKYLHERLKNFESELDITKQSLTKYKTMLETKRKKGIVKLGSSANDESILSHKQVKTMLENGVDLPTKTETIQDLKSLCLALLDNLNDKHIALNHQKKTNKILAAKIAELDQRIQCLSGIETTTGTTSSYISEYSPTQLLLQHYSASSVDSSDILETDTVTPTTANPKYSVILKLNDTETLTTENEDSKTSRLGISEDCVDSLSTESGRSILSSEYGGFAEALGIRSLNEFSRAAIDAYKTPSTTTESGDNSSTKYNSNSQSHHIDRDIARERYNDLKDLPPELAAMVQQALHELDMRDFDEMVNVNVSDYDRAVNAKVFPNIATSYAVDKREEKSQTEV; encoded by the exons ATGAGCAAGGTGGAAGCTCTACGTATTATACGCAAAGAATTGGAGCAATTTCGGACAGAACGTGACCAATTCAAATTGATGGCAGAAACGTTGCAACTAAGGTATTCTGCCTTAACGCGCAACAATGGGTACAATGGGTGCGTCGGTATAGACGGTAATAAATCTAGTGTTGCGTCAATATTACATGAAACCCGCGAACGAAATATAAAACTAACCACCGAAGTAGAATCTCTGaaacaaaaactaaacgaaCTGCGTGGTGATATTGAACTTCTTAGATCATCCAGCAAAGAaggaaattgtgaaaaaacacaaatggaCATGGCTGACGATACTAATAATAGCGATGCTCTTCAATGGAAGAAAGAACGATCAAGTTTTATCTACCATTTggagaacttaaaaaaaaag AATTTGCAACTAGCctttgatttaaaaactttgattgATGAGAAAGAAGATATCGTATCTGAACGAGATGCTTACAAATGTAAGGCTCATCGGTTAAACCATGCGTTGTTAAATGCACTGAACGCGAACAAAGCGCATCCACAG TTCCTTGATATTGATGGCATATTACTGGAAAATAAGTACCTGCATGAACgtttaaaaaactttgaaagcGAACTTGATATAACTAAACAATCGTTAACCAAATACAAG ACTATGTTGGAAACGAAGCGTAAGAAGGGTATAGTTAAACTAGGTTCTAGTGCAAATGATGAAAGTATTTTATCTCATAAACAAG TTAAAACAATGCTTGAGAATGGTGTGGACTTGCCCACAAAAACCGAAACAATTCAAGACTTAAAATCTCTTTGTTTGGCTCTACTGGATAATTTAAACGATAAACATATTGCCTTAAACCATCAGAAAAAAACCAACAA AATTCTTGCGGCAAAAATTGCTGAATTGGACCAACGCATTCAGTGCTTATCGGGCATTGAAACTACAACTGGAACAACATCATCTTACATTAGTGAATACTCACCTACTCAGTTATTGCTGCAACACTACAGCGCTTCATCTGTGGACTCGAGTGACATATTAGAAACAGACACAGTAACACCAACTACAGCTAATCCGAAATATTCAGTAATCCTTAAATTAAACGATACTGAAACTTTGACAACTGAAAATGAAGATTCAAAAACGTCTCGTTTGGGTATATCAGAAGACTGCGTAGACTCTCTATCAACAGAATCTGGCCGGAGTATATTATCTTCAGAGTACGGCGGTTTCGCAGAAGCTTTAGGTATACGTAGTCTCAACGAATTCTCCAGAGCTGCCATAGATGCGTACAAGACACCATCTACCACCACAGAATCGGGAGATAACTCAAGCACaaaatacaattcaaattcTCAGTCACATCACATAGACAGAGATATCGCTAGAGAAAGGTATAACGATTTAAAAGACTTACCACCAGAGCTGGCTGCAATGGTACAGCAAGCACTCCATGAATTAGATATGCGTGATTTTGATGAAATGGTGAACGTAAATGTAAGTGACTATGACAGAGCAGTTAATGCAAAAGTATTCCCAAATATTGCCACTTCATATGCAGTTGacaaaagagaagaaaaatcACAAACAGAAgtttaa